From Brienomyrus brachyistius isolate T26 chromosome 18, BBRACH_0.4, whole genome shotgun sequence, one genomic window encodes:
- the las1l gene encoding ribosomal biogenesis protein LAS1L: protein MKSKSAEKLVHVVPWINKAEWDQVLEYMYSNDAVLQKYALQRISAWKSRFGSSTPIAVESTADLVRCQVLDSSGHLDADDLVLLYGTALVRFVNLITERKQKKVATSLRRLADKMNIPEWIVNLRHDITHHKLPTLKFCRKGCKFVLAWLQQEYWSRQLGGQLDEHWDSQSDKEEEDDPSGEDELAIRKRDNAKKARELLISYENEQFQTFDKLHKKGRDQKQWCSSSSDLHWILIQIKDFAMDCSDALIDTLLMDGYLVPTMEQLESLDIDPADTVDPTVPSIPRLFLRFWQPLLKALLTDSFVWLFLEKLFAELHLSGEFSQHRTCYIAGWISEIFSFSSFQIPNTNASKGQKKAWLRDQIFAKQITLPWKKLLMICLDAPCLATPHLLQQIMENMDPPLPVDTQKKLLRLCCIYTQADDFTCSSAMERGNQPVYTLESLQKMLWLKSKDSATGDSLCPGGTLSSLQNTSIPVPVPEVAEDLQEQLSAEILAERAAALRGSPWQVCVDNVKWKHFPLGKVPGQSEDPSYLMAENYSTMSVFDQHIEADKAAPHSNFTSTSGHIRSSSDGPVWTHNDLNKLKSGLQLF from the exons ATGAAAAGTAAATCAGCAGAAAAGTTAGTCCATGTAGTACCATGGATTAACAAAGCAGAATGGGACCAGGTTCTTGAATATATGTATTCCAACGATGCTGTCCTTCAGAAATATGCATTGCAGCGAATATCCGCTTGGAAAAGCCG GTTTGGAAGCAGTACTCCTATTGCTGTCGAAAGCACAGCAGATCTGGTGCGATGTCAGGTTTTAGACAGTTCGGGACACCTGGATGCAGATGATCTTGTGCTGCTTTATGGAACAGCTCTTGTAAG ATTTGTTAATTTGATTACTGAACGCAAGCAGAAGAAAGTGGCTACTTCTTTGAGACGGTTAGCTGACAAG aTGAACATTCCTGAGTGGATTGTTAACCTCAGGCATGACATAACCCACCACAAGTTGCCTACTTTAAAATTTTGCCGCAAAG GATGCAAGTTCGTTCTTGCCTGGTTGCAGCAAGAGTATTGGTCCCGACAGCTAGGCGGCCAACTAGATGAACACTGGGATTCCCAGTCAGAtaaagaggaagaggatgatCCCAGTGGGGAAGATGAACTTGCAATAAGAAAAAGAGACAATGCCA AGAAAGCCAGAGAGTTACTGATTTCCTATGAAAATGAACAGTTTCAG ACTTTTGATAAGTTGCATAAAAAGGGTAGAGATCAGAAGCAGTGGTGTAGTTCTTCCTCAGATTTGCACTGGATCCTCATTCAAATCAAAGACTTTGCCATGGATTGCAG tgATGCTTTAATAGACACACTGCTGATGGACGGATACTTAGTCCCTACCATGGAACAGCTGGAATCTTTGGACATCGATCCAGCCG ACACAGTTGACCCGACCGTCCCGTCCATCCCCCGTCTTTTCCTTCGCTTCTGGCAGCCGCTGCTTAAGGCACTGTTAACCGACTCCTTTGTTTGGTTGTTCCTGGAGAAACTGTTTGCAGAGCTTCACCTTTCCGGGGAATTTTCCCAGCACAGGACATGCTACATTGCAGGGTGGATTTCAGAGATCTTCTCTTTCAGCAGCTTCC AAATCCCAAACACAAATGCGTCTAAGGGCCAGAAAAAGGCATGGCTCAGAGACCAGATATTTGCAAAGCAAATAACTTTGCCTTGGAAAAAGCTGTTGATGATCTGCCTGGATGCACCATGCTTGGCTACTCCGCATCTTCTCCAGCA AATCATGGAGAACATGGATCCGCCTTTGCCAGTGGACACACAGAAGAAACTGCTGCGCCTCTGCTGCATCTACACGCAAGCTGATGACTTCACTTGTTCTTCAGCAATGGAAAGGGGGAATCAGCCTGTATATACCTTAGAGAGTCTGCAGAAGATGCTGTGGCTAAAATCTAAGGACAGCGCCACTGGTGACAGCCTGTGCCCAGGCGGCACATTAAGTTCACTGCAGAACACGTCGATCCCTGTGCCCGTGCCAGAGGTTGCTGAAGACCTACAGGAGCAACTTAGTGCAGAAATCCTGGCCGAGAGAGCAGCTGCACTCAGAGGTTCTCCTTGGCAAGTCTGTGTAG ATAATGTGAAGTGGAAACATTTTCCACTGGGAAAAGTCCCAGGTCAATCAGAAGATCCTTCATACCTGATGGCAGAAAACTACTCCACCATGTCTGTGTTTGATCAGCATATAGAAGCTGACAAAGCTGCCCCGCACAGCAATTTCACTAG CACCTCTGGACATATCCGTTCCAGTTCTGACGGCCCTGTTTGGACACACAATGACCTCAACAAATTGAAATCTGGCCTACAGTTGTTTTGA
- the zc3h12b gene encoding LOW QUALITY PROTEIN: probable ribonuclease ZC3H12B (The sequence of the model RefSeq protein was modified relative to this genomic sequence to represent the inferred CDS: inserted 1 base in 1 codon), protein MVLKLPAPTCPLLPNPVSESEHFFRVRRSLSAAVTVKTGHDENGNPTKEQGYILCLISAKRRRKEDRTVALLQPPLTLTSDKEYESQAVTEVSEHAAETSGDEQRVXTWYMSDEPKMEKCSSGDDSSTLKVTQDASGESDEGSSSESEMEQGYGSGRKQEPLISTKVHQQLCRSPCLDRPSFSQSGTFQDLHAEENRLPASEREHQAKMDFALKLGYSGEQIETVLNKLGPSALINDILAELVRLGNKGELEAPASSCISTSTLVSRGACNKEIASPKVSLEGKAVDSFDNLRPIVIDGSNVAMSHGNKEVFSCRGIQLAVDWFLEKGHKDITVFVPAWRKEQSRPDAPITDQDILRKLEKEKILVFTPSRRVQGRRVVCYDDRFIVKLACDSDGIIVSNDNYRDLQNEKPEWKKFIEERLLMYSFVNDKFMPPDDPLGRHGPSLENFLRKCPVVPEHKKQPCPYGKKCTYGHKCRYYHPERVNQPQRSVADELRAFAKMSAVKTMSEGALVKCSSGPIASKDESGFEAKRVAPKRQSDPSIRSVACEPEERLLSTRKTETSSVPSLVTALSVPTLQPAKSHVAVALNTRSASSPVPGSSQFIRSSLEHMPSVQYPPIMVTNSPISSNYGEHFTKYDSVGDHGYYSLLNDFQKMSLSSRTESFYNMESEYVIHQRNHSSCPEPRLSHSNSNSFSSFGELYLSSVDSNLEENVKRHQTSSQNRLRAFSHGFHHEALTRVQSDGQEEPKQTSHKQPGSHLAPHVQHPPIGARSSCPGIYPLPYMTHPSPISQPGRSLGMTRMDSISDSRLYESNPMRQRRPPLCREQHASWDPLPFGAESFRYHSYPLSNSPMRSGCERFMVRSMPEKIEQIWMRPWEGLSTDYVEGQVVPDHQYETYCNLCNIFPSYIVRSVMEKNPHMTDPQQLAAIIVASNSCR, encoded by the exons GGCTATATACTGTGCCTAATTTCAGCGAAACGCAGAAGGAAGGAGGACAGAACAGTAGCCCTGCTCCAACCGCCGCTGACACTCACTTCGGACAAAGAATATGAGTCTCAGGCTGTGACTGAGGTGAGCGAGCATGCAGCGGAAACCTCAGGTGACGAGCAAAGAG AGACGTGGTACATGTCGGATGAACCAAAAATGGAGAAATGCTCTTCTGGTGATGACTCCAGCACGCTGAAGGTGACCCAAGATGCCAGCGGAGAGTCGGATGAGGGTAGCAGCTCAGAGAGCGAGATGGAGCAAGGCTATGGGAGCGGTAGGAAACAAGAGCCGCTTATCTCTACCAAAGTGCACCAGCAGCTCTGCCGCTCTCCCTGCCTGGATCGGCCCAGCTTCTCTCAGAGCGGAACTTTTCAGGATCTCCATGCTGAGGAAAACAGGCTTCCTGCCAGTGAAAGGGAGCACCAGGCCAAGATGGATTTTGCATTGAAGTTGGGCTACTCAGGGGAACAGATTGAAACTGTGCTGAACAAACTGGGACCCAGTGCCCTAATTAATGACATCCTGGCTGAACTGGTCAGACTGGGCAACAAGGGTGAACTGGAGGCTCCGGCCAGCAGCTGCATCAGCACAAGCACCTTGGTAAGTCGAGGTGCTTGTAACAAGGAAATTGCCAGTCCAAAGGTGTCATTAGAGGGAAAAGCTGTTGACAGTTTTGATAACCTGAGGCCTATAGTCATAGATGGCTCGAACGTGGCAATGAG CCATGGAAACAAAGAAGTATTTTCTTGCCGTGGTATCCAGTTGGCAGTGGATTGGTTTCTCGAGAAAGGACACAAAGATATCACAGTATTTGTTCCAGCTTGGAGAAAAGAGCAGTCCAGACCTGATGCTCCTATTACAG ATCAAGATATCTTGAGGAAGCTAGAGAAAGAGAAGATTCTGGTGTTTACACCATCCCGTCGGGTCCAAGGTAGAAGAGTTGTGTGCTATGATGATCGCTTCATAGTGAAACTGGCTTGTGACTCTGATGGTATCATTGTATCCAACGACAACTACAGAGATCTCCAGAATGAAAAACCAGAATGGAAAAAGTTCATAGAGGAGCGTCTTCTAATGTATTCTTTTGTGAATGACAA GTTCATGCCACCAGATGATCCTTTGGGGCGACATGGGCCAAGTTTGGAAAATTTCCTCAGAAAATGTCCCGTGGTCCCAGAGCACAAAAAGCAGCCATGTCCATATG GAAAGaaatgcacatatggacacaaaTGCAGATACTACCATCCTGAGAGAGTGAATCAGCCTCAGCGATCTGTAGCTGATGAACTTAGAGCATTTGCTAAAATGTCTGCTGTGAAAACAATGAGTGAAGGAGCTTTGGTCAAATGTAGCTCTGGGCCTATTGCCTCGAAAGATGAGAGCGGCTTCGAAGCGAAACGTGTCGCCCCCAAGCGGCAGTCAGACCCCAGCATCCGCTCAGTGGCTTGTGAACCAGAAGAGAGATTATTGTCCACTAGGAAAACAGAAACCAGCTCTGTGCCTTCCCTTGTAACTGCCCTCAGTGTACCCACCTTGCAGCCTGCTAAAAGCCATGTAGCTGTTGCCTTGAATACCCGATCTGCCAGCAGTCCAGTGCCTGGCTCCTCTCAGTTTATCCGTAGCTCTCTGGAGCATATGCCTAGCGTACAGTACCCACCCATCATGGTCACCAACAGCCCTATCTCCTCTAATTACGGTGAACATTTCACTAAATATGACTCCGTGGGTGACCATGGGTACTATTCCTTGCTGAATGACTTCCAAAAAATGAGCCTGAGTAGCAGAACAGAGAGCTTCTATAATATGGAGTCTGAGTATGTGATACACCAGCGAAATCATAGCTCCTGTCCAGAGCCTCGTCTCAGCCACTCCAACAGTAACTCATTCTCCTCATTTGGGGAATTGTATTTGAGTTCCGTGGACAGTAACCTAGAAGagaatgtaaaaagacatcaaacgTCCTCTCAAAACAGGCTTCGGGCCTTTTCTCATGGATTTCATCATGAAGCTTTGACCAGGGTACAGAGCGATGGTCAAGAGGAGCCCAAACAGACATCGCATAAACAGCCTGGCTCCCACTTAGCTCCACATGTCCAGCATCCACCCATTGGGGCCAGGTCTAGCTGCCCAGGAATTTACCCCCTACCATACATGACCCACCCATCACCGATCTCTCAGCCTGGCCGTTCCCTTGGCATGACTCGCATGGACAGCATCTCCGACTCCCGCCTTTATGAGAGCAACCCCATGAGGCAGAGGAGACCACCACTATGCCGGGAGCAACATGCCAGCTGGGACCCCCTACCCTTTGGGGCCGAATCCTTCAGATACCATTCGTACCCCTTGAGCAACAGCCCGATGCGGTCAGGCTGTGAACGTTTTATGGTGCGTAGTATGCCAGAAAAGATAGAGCAGATATGGATGAGGCCTTGGGAAGGCCTTTCCACCGACTACGTAGAGGGTCAGGTCGTCCCAGATCATCAGTATGAGACCTATTGCAATCTGTGCAACATCTTCCCCTCCTACATTGTACGGTCAGTCATGGAGAAAAATCCACATATGACGGATCCACAGCAACTTGCTGCCATCATTGTCGCCAGCAACTCTTGCCGTTAA